One window from the genome of Acinetobacter lanii encodes:
- a CDS encoding FAD-dependent oxidoreductase — protein MAERLNNDFQFLDVSRQDPEKKDLNVRKAEFVEIYKPFTAEVAANQSHRCLGCGNPYCEWKCPVHNYIPNWLKLIAEGRIFQAAELCHQTNTLPEVCGRVCPQDRLCEGACTLNDGFGAVTIGNAEKYINDTAFALGWRPDMSHVKWTDKKVAIIGAGPAGLGCADILVRNGVKPVVFDKRPEIGGLLTFGIPEFKMEKDVMKRRREIFTGMGVEFRLNTEIGTDVTIEQLLADYDAVFMGMGTYTYMKGGFAGEDFDGVYDALDFLIANVNRTQGWEKAPSEYISVEGKKVVVLGGGDTAMDCNRTSIRQGAESVLCAYRRDEENMPGSRREVKNAREEGVNFAFNRQPIEIVGENGKVTGVKVVTTQLGEPDSRGRRSPEPIPGSEEILPADAVLLAFGFRTSPADWFADAKINLDGSGRVVAAEKQQYKFQTSNPKIFAGGDMVRGSDLVVTAIWEGREAAEGILDYLDV, from the coding sequence ATGGCAGAGCGCCTCAACAATGACTTTCAATTTCTGGATGTATCACGCCAAGATCCAGAGAAAAAAGATCTCAATGTCCGCAAAGCAGAGTTTGTGGAAATTTATAAACCGTTTACAGCAGAAGTCGCGGCGAATCAAAGCCACCGTTGCCTCGGTTGTGGTAACCCGTATTGTGAATGGAAATGTCCAGTTCATAACTATATTCCAAACTGGTTAAAACTGATTGCAGAAGGTCGTATTTTCCAAGCAGCTGAACTGTGCCATCAAACCAATACTTTGCCTGAAGTCTGCGGACGCGTTTGCCCGCAAGACCGTTTGTGTGAAGGGGCATGTACCCTAAACGATGGTTTTGGTGCAGTCACCATTGGTAATGCCGAAAAGTACATTAACGATACCGCCTTTGCCTTGGGTTGGCGTCCAGACATGTCGCATGTCAAATGGACCGACAAAAAAGTCGCAATCATCGGTGCAGGGCCTGCGGGCTTAGGGTGTGCTGACATTTTGGTACGTAATGGCGTTAAACCTGTGGTTTTCGATAAGCGTCCTGAAATTGGTGGCTTGCTGACCTTTGGTATTCCAGAATTTAAAATGGAAAAAGACGTGATGAAACGTCGCCGTGAAATTTTCACTGGCATGGGCGTTGAATTCCGTTTAAATACTGAAATTGGTACAGACGTGACCATTGAGCAACTGTTGGCAGATTATGATGCGGTATTCATGGGGATGGGCACATACACTTATATGAAAGGTGGTTTTGCTGGTGAAGATTTCGATGGTGTCTATGATGCACTGGATTTCTTGATCGCCAATGTTAATCGTACCCAAGGTTGGGAAAAAGCTCCGTCTGAATACATCAGCGTAGAAGGTAAAAAAGTCGTCGTGCTTGGCGGTGGTGACACAGCAATGGACTGTAACCGCACTTCAATTCGTCAAGGTGCTGAATCGGTTCTCTGTGCATATCGCCGTGATGAAGAAAATATGCCGGGTTCACGTCGTGAGGTGAAGAATGCACGTGAAGAGGGCGTAAACTTTGCCTTTAACCGTCAGCCGATTGAAATCGTGGGTGAAAATGGCAAAGTGACGGGTGTTAAAGTCGTGACCACGCAACTGGGTGAGCCTGATAGCCGTGGCCGTCGTAGCCCAGAGCCAATCCCAGGTTCAGAAGAGATCCTACCTGCGGATGCGGTATTGCTTGCTTTTGGTTTCCGTACTTCGCCTGCAGATTGGTTTGCAGATGCCAAGATCAACCTCGATGGTTCGGGGCGTGTGGTTGCGGCTGAAAAGCAGCAATACAAGTTCCAAACTTCGAATCCGAAAATCTTTGCCGGTGGCGATATGGTACGTGGTTCTGACCTTGTGGTGACCGCTATTTGGGAAGGGCGTGAAGCAGCAGAAGGCATTTTAGATTATTTAGATGTTTAA
- a CDS encoding metal-dependent hydrolase — translation MTTTALTTEKSYLNRPKALGIKVRRLSYNPKKIKRHFFANSPVMSHLLTALSSTFPIGEQFFVHSVRNVRDKVTDERLQAQIAAFIGQEAMHSKAHAEFNDAWRRDDYQLDNFQAWLARRDEFIRTVHPKLQLAITCAFEHFTALLGGYILRHPEILSTLDEDATKLWVWHAIEEIEHRAVAFDVYQAVYKDDKVRRSVMRSVTTGFASLTFYSASRLFMQDYKKSIPKVSGNLYGFYLVGKMLIELIPEYLSYYKKHFHPSEIDYSDIVAHWKEKLANEYQIEGFQEDEPKAILYS, via the coding sequence ATGACGACAACCGCATTGACGACAGAAAAATCATACTTAAATCGTCCAAAAGCACTCGGCATTAAAGTGCGTCGTTTGAGCTATAACCCAAAAAAGATTAAACGCCATTTTTTTGCCAATTCTCCGGTGATGTCGCATTTACTCACGGCATTGTCTTCGACTTTTCCCATCGGTGAACAGTTCTTCGTGCATAGCGTACGCAATGTACGCGACAAAGTGACTGATGAGCGTTTACAAGCACAAATTGCGGCCTTTATTGGGCAAGAAGCCATGCATTCCAAAGCCCATGCAGAGTTTAATGATGCGTGGCGCCGTGATGATTATCAATTGGATAATTTCCAAGCGTGGTTGGCACGCCGAGATGAATTTATCCGGACCGTACATCCTAAATTACAACTGGCCATTACCTGTGCCTTTGAGCATTTCACTGCCTTGTTGGGCGGTTATATCCTGCGTCATCCTGAGATTTTAAGTACCTTGGATGAAGATGCGACCAAGCTCTGGGTGTGGCATGCCATTGAAGAAATTGAGCACCGTGCAGTGGCATTTGATGTTTATCAAGCGGTGTATAAAGATGACAAAGTACGCCGTAGTGTGATGCGCAGTGTGACCACTGGCTTTGCCAGTTTAACTTTTTATTCTGCCAGTCGACTGTTTATGCAAGATTATAAAAAGAGCATTCCTAAAGTTTCCGGTAATCTGTATGGGTTTTATTTGGTCGGCAAGATGTTGATTGAACTGATTCCTGAATATTTATCCTATTACAAAAAGCATTTTCACCCGTCTGAAATTGATTACAGCGATATTGTGGCGCATTGGAAAGAAAAATTAGCCAATGAATATCAGATTGAAGGCTTCCAAGAAGATGAGCCGAAAGCAATTTTATATAGTTAA
- a CDS encoding riboflavin synthase subunit alpha has product MYTGIVQGVEKIVDIQHGDHYTTLFVSNTNHLLDDVFIGASVAIDGTCLTATHFDAIKNIASFDVSALTNSVTTLGALKIDDEVNLERSIKAGMENGGHNLYGHIEGMATIVKVERNGETLHLELEIPEDNIKYFFKKGFIGLQGCSLTVNGVDRDKNQLSVDLIPETLRLTTFKHVYVGGKLNYEVDQMTRTMVDTMENMFQRQFNAG; this is encoded by the coding sequence ATGTATACAGGCATTGTTCAAGGCGTCGAAAAAATTGTCGACATTCAACACGGTGATCACTACACCACCCTGTTTGTGTCCAATACCAACCACTTATTAGATGATGTCTTTATCGGGGCAAGTGTCGCAATTGACGGGACCTGCTTAACTGCAACCCATTTTGATGCTATCAAGAATATCGCCTCTTTCGATGTCTCTGCACTGACCAATAGCGTCACCACTTTGGGTGCTTTAAAGATTGACGATGAAGTCAATCTCGAACGCTCAATCAAAGCCGGCATGGAAAATGGCGGGCATAATCTGTATGGGCATATCGAAGGTATGGCAACGATTGTGAAGGTTGAGCGTAATGGTGAAACCCTGCATCTTGAGCTCGAAATCCCTGAAGACAATATCAAGTACTTTTTTAAAAAAGGCTTTATTGGTTTGCAAGGCTGTAGCTTAACTGTCAATGGCGTAGATCGCGACAAGAACCAACTTTCCGTAGATTTAATTCCTGAAACTTTACGTTTAACCACCTTTAAACACGTGTACGTCGGTGGCAAGTTAAATTATGAAGTGGATCAAATGACCCGCACCATGGTCGACACCATGGAAAATATGTTCCAACGTCAATTCAATGCCGGCTAA
- a CDS encoding Na+/H+ antiporter subunit G, with the protein MQLLMEILVSFFLVVGAFFTLVGGIGMVRLPDLFMRLHAPTKSSTLGLGSFLIAGMLYAAFNSRLGFAELLITLLAFITAPVSANLIAQAAIHLRLRSNSGEVPEAIDRPLPWQRQQRIQQFEDDKL; encoded by the coding sequence ATGCAATTATTGATGGAAATCTTGGTGTCCTTCTTTTTGGTGGTGGGGGCATTTTTCACCTTGGTCGGTGGGATTGGGATGGTGCGTTTACCGGATTTATTTATGCGCCTACATGCCCCAACCAAATCCAGTACTTTGGGTTTGGGCAGTTTCTTGATTGCCGGAATGCTGTATGCGGCATTTAACAGCCGTTTGGGCTTTGCCGAACTATTAATTACGTTATTGGCATTTATTACCGCACCCGTGTCGGCGAATTTGATTGCACAAGCGGCCATCCATTTGCGCCTGCGCTCCAATTCAGGTGAAGTGCCTGAAGCCATTGACCGTCCACTTCCTTGGCAACGTCAACAGCGGATCCAACAGTTTGAAGATGATAAGCTCTAA
- a CDS encoding monovalent cation/H+ antiporter subunit F — protein MTILPYALGICLFALTVSMLLCLIRLVMGPSIVDRLLALDTLFLNATCVVVILGIYWASTSLFEGALLVAMLGFVSTAALARYFTTGHVID, from the coding sequence ATGACCATTTTGCCTTATGCCCTTGGCATCTGTTTATTTGCCTTGACGGTGTCGATGTTATTGTGCTTGATTCGTTTGGTGATGGGACCCTCAATTGTCGACCGTCTGCTGGCACTCGATACGTTGTTTTTAAATGCGACCTGTGTTGTGGTGATTTTAGGCATCTATTGGGCCAGCACGTCTTTGTTTGAAGGTGCGTTATTGGTGGCTATGCTTGGTTTTGTCTCCACTGCTGCGCTTGCCCGTTATTTCACCACCGGTCATGTGATCGATTAG
- a CDS encoding Na+/H+ antiporter subunit E, giving the protein MEHKNSFRDRIFPHPFVSVIVGLSWLMLNHSIELFDLMVAILLALFIPKIVQPFIVRTPNIHWSLAIKLLFVVLWDIIVSNMRVAKQVLGPLDQLHPKWYRVPLDTNHEHVNTLLAMIITTTPGTVSAGIDQERGDILVHSLNTDDPEADILEIKTRYEAPLMAIFSVKLSVEPGDQA; this is encoded by the coding sequence ATGGAGCATAAAAATTCATTTCGTGACCGAATTTTTCCCCATCCCTTTGTCTCGGTGATTGTGGGTTTAAGTTGGCTGATGCTCAATCACAGCATTGAGCTATTTGACTTGATGGTGGCGATTTTATTGGCGCTGTTTATTCCCAAAATTGTACAACCCTTTATTGTACGCACCCCAAATATTCATTGGTCGCTTGCGATTAAATTGCTGTTTGTGGTTTTGTGGGACATTATCGTATCGAATATGCGCGTGGCAAAACAGGTCTTGGGGCCACTCGATCAATTGCATCCAAAATGGTATCGCGTGCCTTTAGACACCAACCATGAGCATGTCAATACCTTGTTGGCTATGATCATTACCACCACACCGGGCACGGTCAGCGCGGGTATCGATCAAGAACGTGGCGATATTTTAGTTCACTCACTCAATACCGATGACCCTGAAGCGGATATTCTCGAGATTAAAACCCGATACGAAGCCCCACTGATGGCTATTTTTAGCGTAAAACTTAGCGTTGAACCAGGAGATCAAGCATGA
- a CDS encoding monovalent cation/H+ antiporter subunit D, producing the protein MTMLEFWQHHSPIFSILIPAFTAFILLLLGNPGSGSLAHDWRQPWRRGISLVSMLLGLATAISYLQLANTGQITVYQLSEWTAPFGIVLVLDRLAAFMLVLTYALAVPIMWFASKEWDERGRYFHAMCHFLLMGLCGAFLTGDLFNLFVFFEILLMASYVLLLHGQGKARFQLGIHYVTINLVASALFLIGLGMIYGSVGSLNMADVHRLLPTLEADQHQLAIAGGLLLFVVFGIKAAILPVGFWLPKTYAVATTPVAALFTIMTKVGLYAILRINANVFDDAIGREILAHLLLAIGLITSVYGVIGAMGAERLRRFVGFMILSSVGTIVTAFSLWTEQAWSAALYYLVHSTLIAGAFYLLCGWVTSQRGAYKDHFKTAPRIKQNTVVSITYFIIALMMAGLPPFSGFLGKVFILQATASSPYQLLIIITVLMVSLLSIIAFTRVGFVLFWRATAPEDNPKEKAFAEYQQLPAIAPPRNDRTIYLLLAGLMLYVVFAPNVMRYLEQTAQQLQNQSLYINQVLKKDESDQVISVQPYDPAYLPETKYGGESQDPNAHLIPHIISDDTLKGEHISDYKQRQINQQEQRVAQPAHDAQLKPMEP; encoded by the coding sequence ATGACGATGTTAGAATTTTGGCAGCATCACAGCCCGATTTTCAGTATTTTAATTCCGGCATTTACCGCCTTTATTTTACTGTTATTGGGTAATCCGGGGTCGGGGTCCTTGGCGCATGATTGGCGTCAACCGTGGCGTCGTGGCATCAGTTTAGTGTCCATGCTGTTGGGGCTTGCGACGGCGATCAGCTACTTGCAATTAGCCAATACAGGCCAAATTACGGTCTATCAACTCAGTGAATGGACCGCACCCTTTGGGATTGTGTTGGTGCTCGACCGACTTGCCGCGTTCATGTTGGTACTGACCTATGCACTGGCAGTACCGATCATGTGGTTCGCCAGTAAAGAATGGGATGAGCGTGGTCGATACTTCCATGCCATGTGCCATTTTTTATTGATGGGTCTGTGTGGCGCATTTTTAACCGGCGACTTATTTAACCTGTTTGTGTTCTTTGAAATCCTGCTGATGGCATCCTATGTATTGCTGTTACATGGTCAAGGCAAAGCACGTTTCCAACTCGGTATTCATTATGTCACCATCAATTTAGTCGCTTCCGCTCTGTTCTTGATTGGTCTCGGCATGATTTATGGCAGTGTCGGCAGTCTAAATATGGCGGACGTCCATCGCCTATTGCCTACCCTTGAAGCCGATCAACATCAATTGGCGATTGCAGGCGGACTACTGTTATTTGTGGTGTTTGGCATCAAAGCAGCAATTCTACCGGTCGGCTTTTGGTTACCGAAAACCTATGCGGTGGCGACCACACCTGTGGCTGCACTCTTCACCATCATGACCAAAGTCGGTCTGTATGCCATTCTACGTATCAATGCCAATGTCTTTGATGATGCGATCGGACGTGAAATACTCGCCCATTTACTTCTTGCGATTGGACTGATCACCTCAGTCTATGGCGTGATTGGGGCTATGGGCGCCGAGCGCTTAAGGCGTTTTGTCGGCTTTATGATTTTGTCCTCTGTCGGCACCATCGTGACTGCATTTTCATTGTGGACCGAGCAGGCTTGGAGTGCAGCGCTGTATTATTTGGTGCACAGTACCCTGATTGCAGGTGCGTTCTACCTGCTCTGTGGTTGGGTCACCTCTCAACGCGGAGCTTACAAAGATCATTTTAAAACAGCACCGCGAATTAAACAAAATACAGTGGTGTCGATTACTTACTTCATCATTGCTTTAATGATGGCAGGTTTACCTCCATTTAGTGGATTCTTGGGTAAAGTCTTCATTCTGCAAGCCACGGCAAGCTCGCCTTATCAGTTGCTGATTATCATCACAGTATTGATGGTGAGTTTACTCAGTATTATTGCCTTTACGCGTGTTGGCTTTGTGCTGTTTTGGCGTGCAACAGCACCTGAGGACAATCCGAAAGAAAAAGCCTTTGCCGAATATCAACAGTTGCCTGCCATCGCACCGCCACGCAATGACCGGACTATTTATCTGTTATTGGCGGGCTTGATGCTGTATGTGGTGTTCGCACCGAATGTGATGCGCTATCTTGAGCAAACTGCACAACAACTGCAAAATCAGTCTTTGTATATCAATCAAGTGCTGAAAAAAGATGAATCCGATCAGGTCATCAGTGTGCAACCTTATGATCCTGCCTATTTGCCTGAAACCAAGTATGGTGGAGAGTCGCAAGATCCGAATGCACATTTGATTCCGCATATCATTAGTGATGACACCTTAAAAGGCGAACATATTTCGGATTACAAACAACGTCAAATCAATCAACAAGAGCAGCGTGTCGCTCAACCCGCGCATGATGCTCAACTTAAACCGATGGAGCCATAA
- a CDS encoding Na+/H+ antiporter subunit C, with amino-acid sequence MISLEFLLATAIGLLVSTGIYLILRARTFPVVLGLSMIGYAVNLFLFAMGRLHISSPAILTDSSKVTDPLPQALVLTAIVIGFATTAFIVQLALRSRYESGTDHIDSKEDPNLIDPREDEP; translated from the coding sequence ATGATTAGTTTAGAATTTTTACTCGCAACCGCAATCGGACTTTTGGTTTCAACAGGTATTTACCTGATTTTACGTGCCCGTACTTTCCCTGTGGTACTGGGACTGTCCATGATTGGCTATGCGGTCAACTTGTTTTTGTTTGCCATGGGACGACTGCATATCAGTTCACCGGCCATTTTAACCGACTCAAGCAAAGTCACTGACCCTTTGCCTCAAGCTTTGGTATTGACTGCGATTGTGATTGGCTTTGCCACCACAGCTTTTATTGTGCAATTGGCGCTACGCAGTCGCTATGAATCAGGCACAGATCATATCGATTCCAAAGAGGATCCAAACTTAATTGACCCACGTGAGGATGAGCCTTAA
- a CDS encoding monovalent cation/H+ antiporter subunit A: MSVLPIIILLPLILGTFLVLWLKQFSRGVTALGAIGVSLSSFGLLLTQAKAVFNGAAVSETWAWLPQLGIDFSFRLDALGLIFALLITGIGTLIYIYAYYYLNPKNSLSKLYFLLMLFMAAMLGISLSNNLLILLTFWELTSISSFLLVGYWNNYDAAQRGSRMALTITGLGGLAMLGGFILLGQITGTYQIDQILTMRETIQSSPLFIPTLLLVLLGAFTKSAQFPFHFWLPNAMAAPTPVSAYLHSATMVKAGIFLLARLLPIFVGSALYHNLVTTIGLLTLCMAAFFAIFKEDLKGLLAYSTISHLGLIVALLGIGSPLAVAAAIFHIINHATFKAALFMIAGIIDHETGTRDLRKLSGIWQLLPFTATLAMITAAGMAGVPLTNGFLSKEMFFTELLENLSGGVAVTAAIVATLAGLFAVAYSARLIHGVFFDGDIGRDVPKKDAHEPHIGMRAPAILLATLTIAVGILPALLVEQIVNAGTRASTQLATFEGTHLALWHGFNLPLLMSAIALIGGLIFYFALAKGGKIRDIDLDPMLGAFQGKLLFEQFLKQLLLNSRKFKRATETGSLQNYLLWIVIFTVAVVALPFIGQGITTGTRELTHAPLLAIVLWLLLFSACWMMLWFHHERIKAVLISGAVGLVVTMVFVSLSAPDLALTQITVDVVTTVLLLMSLALLPQLTPYESSRTRRWRDAVIAIVGGLGIGWIAWLILTRDHNSISWFFMQQSLPLGGGSNVVNVILVDFRGFDTFGEITVLGIAAIGALCLMDGMRAHGTIITQGLTYRFNPSPLMFRMTASWVLPIALVVSLYIFLRGHNLPGGGFIAGLITSMALVIQYIALGQDQAEKLLRAKSGRLYEIWIGIGLMIAGLTGIAAWLWGRPFLTSAHIYIHPALLGKMHLASAAAFDLGVYITVVGATMLMISVLGDSRNTSITGPVPKG, from the coding sequence ATGAGTGTGCTACCGATTATTATATTGTTACCGTTAATACTTGGCACTTTCCTCGTCCTCTGGCTGAAGCAATTCTCACGCGGGGTGACAGCTTTAGGGGCAATCGGGGTCAGTTTAAGTAGTTTCGGCTTATTACTGACTCAAGCCAAAGCAGTGTTTAATGGTGCTGCTGTTTCTGAAACTTGGGCTTGGCTACCGCAGCTCGGTATTGATTTTAGTTTTCGGCTCGATGCGCTCGGACTGATTTTTGCCTTACTGATTACCGGTATTGGCACCCTGATTTACATTTATGCTTATTATTATTTAAATCCTAAAAATTCGCTTTCTAAACTTTATTTCCTACTGATGCTGTTTATGGCAGCCATGTTGGGTATTTCGCTTTCAAATAATTTACTGATTTTGCTGACCTTCTGGGAACTGACCAGTATTTCCTCGTTCCTGTTGGTCGGGTATTGGAACAATTACGATGCAGCCCAAAGAGGCTCACGTATGGCATTGACCATCACAGGACTGGGCGGGCTTGCCATGCTTGGTGGTTTTATTTTATTGGGGCAAATCACCGGCACGTATCAGATTGATCAAATTCTGACGATGCGTGAAACCATTCAAAGTAGTCCGCTGTTTATCCCTACGCTGTTGTTGGTACTTTTAGGTGCCTTTACCAAAAGTGCGCAGTTCCCTTTTCATTTTTGGTTACCCAATGCCATGGCAGCGCCGACGCCTGTGTCGGCTTATTTACACTCGGCGACCATGGTGAAAGCCGGTATTTTCTTGTTGGCACGACTGCTGCCGATCTTTGTCGGCTCAGCGCTGTATCACAACCTAGTGACCACGATTGGTCTTTTAACGCTGTGTATGGCGGCATTCTTTGCCATTTTCAAAGAAGATTTAAAAGGTTTACTCGCTTATTCCACCATCAGCCATTTGGGTTTAATCGTGGCGTTGCTGGGGATTGGCTCACCGCTTGCCGTGGCTGCTGCGATTTTCCATATCATTAACCATGCCACTTTCAAAGCGGCATTGTTCATGATTGCAGGGATTATTGACCATGAAACTGGCACACGAGATCTCAGAAAACTCAGTGGGATTTGGCAACTGCTACCGTTTACTGCCACCTTAGCCATGATTACCGCCGCAGGGATGGCAGGCGTGCCACTGACCAATGGTTTCTTGTCCAAAGAAATGTTCTTTACTGAGCTGCTTGAAAATTTAAGTGGTGGTGTGGCTGTCACCGCAGCGATTGTTGCGACCTTGGCAGGCCTATTTGCCGTTGCCTATTCAGCACGTTTGATTCATGGGGTATTTTTTGATGGTGACATCGGCCGAGATGTACCGAAAAAAGATGCGCATGAACCCCATATCGGTATGCGCGCACCTGCCATTTTATTGGCGACCCTAACCATTGCAGTGGGTATTCTTCCTGCGCTTTTGGTTGAGCAAATTGTCAATGCTGGCACACGTGCCAGTACACAGTTGGCAACTTTTGAAGGCACTCATTTGGCCTTATGGCATGGCTTTAATTTACCGCTTCTGATGAGCGCGATTGCTTTGATTGGTGGTTTGATCTTTTACTTTGCCTTGGCCAAAGGCGGCAAAATTCGTGACATCGACCTTGACCCAATGTTGGGGGCTTTTCAAGGTAAATTATTATTTGAACAATTTTTAAAACAATTATTACTCAACTCACGCAAATTCAAACGTGCCACCGAGACCGGCTCACTACAAAATTATCTACTCTGGATTGTGATTTTCACTGTCGCAGTGGTGGCACTACCTTTCATTGGGCAAGGCATCACCACTGGCACCCGTGAACTGACCCATGCACCGTTGTTGGCGATTGTGCTGTGGTTATTATTGTTCTCTGCCTGCTGGATGATGCTGTGGTTCCACCATGAACGCATTAAAGCGGTACTGATCAGTGGTGCGGTTGGACTGGTGGTGACCATGGTGTTTGTCAGCCTGTCTGCACCGGATTTGGCATTAACCCAAATCACGGTGGATGTGGTGACTACGGTGCTGCTCCTGATGAGCTTGGCACTGTTACCACAACTGACCCCCTATGAATCTTCTCGAACACGCCGTTGGCGTGATGCCGTCATTGCGATTGTCGGGGGACTAGGCATTGGTTGGATTGCGTGGTTGATTCTGACCCGAGACCATAACTCGATTTCATGGTTCTTTATGCAACAGTCCTTACCGTTGGGTGGCGGTTCCAATGTGGTGAATGTGATCTTGGTGGATTTCCGTGGGTTTGATACCTTCGGTGAAATTACCGTACTCGGCATTGCTGCGATTGGTGCTTTGTGCTTGATGGATGGGATGCGTGCTCATGGCACCATCATCACGCAAGGGCTCACTTACCGTTTCAATCCATCCCCTCTAATGTTCCGTATGACAGCGTCATGGGTTCTACCGATCGCATTGGTGGTGAGCCTGTATATTTTCTTACGTGGTCATAACTTACCTGGAGGTGGTTTTATTGCGGGTCTGATCACCTCAATGGCGCTCGTGATTCAATACATTGCCTTAGGTCAAGATCAAGCGGAAAAGCTATTGCGCGCGAAGTCTGGGCGTCTTTATGAAATTTGGATCGGGATCGGTTTAATGATCGCAGGTCTCACCGGTATTGCGGCTTGGCTGTGGGGACGTCCATTCCTGACCAGTGCCCATATTTATATCCACCCTGCCCTGCTTGGAAAAATGCATTTGGCCTCTGCTGCTGCATTTGATTTAGGCGTGTATATCACCGTGGTCGGCGCCACCATGCTGATGATTTCAGTGTTGGGAGATTCACGTAACACCAGTATCACCGGTCCGGTACCAAAGGGGTAA
- a CDS encoding AAA family ATPase, with the protein MKLQSIHLRHAHHFADLNIRFNATQKPISLILGQQSSGKTVILKNIYQALTWFPARFKDNRTAGVVMLDSDIMQHRVQSKIEVQVRFPSEIGSLAESTTSEEKDVSVCAWKLYKTLNSNGVGFSKVDTQQLEQMAKLYNQALAQDPFIGLPMIAYYPTDRFVNEMNLISKNNPGVFQQHSAYELAALPYTTFARFFEWFREVSDIENAQTAQLFQQILQQSKQQDAAPNGADTSHNAQQDPSADDTSETTFKDSSLSQSLFQAQAQLHTPSLNALKTALNTVFPEFSDLYLEYQPKLQLMVVYQGQTMPFSQLSNSIRNWVALVGDIVRRMCLLNPKSLFPCMEGDGILLIDNIDAQLDQDMTQNVLPRLHQAFPNVQIIATGTSEDLLEHATHYQYFRLEHQSLEEIDLEANQMALDDLYQDLMSEVSASELEQLTEPQTALNKVETLFEQVQQLSDEQQQALLKLMRGDDSHQSVKL; encoded by the coding sequence ATGAAATTACAATCGATACATTTGCGCCATGCGCACCATTTCGCTGATTTAAACATCAGGTTCAACGCCACCCAAAAACCGATTAGTCTAATTTTGGGTCAGCAGTCTTCGGGTAAAACCGTTATTCTGAAAAATATTTATCAAGCACTGACGTGGTTCCCGGCACGTTTTAAAGACAACCGTACTGCAGGTGTGGTGATGCTCGATTCAGACATTATGCAACATCGAGTGCAATCGAAAATTGAAGTTCAGGTGCGTTTCCCCAGTGAAATTGGCAGTTTGGCTGAGAGCACCACCAGTGAAGAAAAAGATGTTTCCGTCTGCGCATGGAAACTATATAAAACTCTGAACTCGAATGGCGTGGGTTTTAGTAAAGTCGACACCCAACAACTCGAACAGATGGCCAAGCTATACAATCAAGCCCTTGCCCAAGACCCATTTATTGGTCTACCGATGATTGCCTATTACCCAACCGATCGTTTCGTGAATGAGATGAATCTGATCAGTAAAAATAATCCGGGCGTGTTTCAACAACATTCTGCTTATGAACTGGCAGCCTTACCTTACACCACGTTTGCGCGTTTTTTTGAATGGTTTCGTGAAGTCAGTGATATTGAAAATGCACAAACGGCACAACTGTTTCAACAGATTTTACAACAATCAAAACAGCAAGATGCAGCGCCTAATGGCGCAGATACATCACACAATGCACAACAAGATCCAAGCGCCGATGATACGTCCGAAACAACATTTAAGGACAGCTCCTTGAGCCAGAGTTTGTTTCAAGCACAAGCTCAACTGCATACCCCGAGTTTGAATGCGCTTAAAACAGCACTTAACACGGTTTTTCCTGAATTTTCTGATCTGTATTTGGAATATCAACCCAAGTTACAGTTGATGGTGGTCTATCAGGGGCAAACCATGCCTTTTAGCCAACTGTCCAATAGTATTCGCAACTGGGTGGCGTTGGTGGGCGATATCGTGCGACGCATGTGTCTGCTCAACCCAAAGAGCCTGTTCCCTTGCATGGAAGGCGATGGCATTTTATTGATAGACAATATTGATGCTCAGCTAGACCAAGACATGACCCAGAATGTTTTACCGCGTCTGCATCAAGCCTTTCCCAATGTGCAGATCATCGCCACAGGGACTAGTGAAGATTTGCTTGAGCATGCTACGCACTATCAATATTTCAGACTGGAACACCAATCTCTTGAAGAGATTGACCTTGAAGCCAATCAAATGGCACTCGATGATTTATATCAAGACTTAATGAGCGAAGTGTCTGCCTCGGAGCTTGAGCAATTGACTGAACCGCAAACCGCGCTCAACAAGGTGGAAACGCTTTTTGAACAAGTCCAACAATTGAGTGATGAGCAACAACAGGCATTGCTAAAACTGATGCGTGGGGATGACAGTCATCAGTCGGTGAAGCTTTAA